The Cytobacillus oceanisediminis genomic interval TCTTTTTCGTATGCCTGGATAATCCTGGCCACAAGCGGATGCCGCACAACATCACTTTGTTCCAAATGAACGAATGATAGCCCGCTTACACCCTTGAGTATATCTTCAGCCATTATCAGGCCGGATTTTACTCCCTTTGGAAGGTCAACTTGTGTTCTGTCTCCAGTAATAATCATTTTTGAGCCGAAGCCCAGCCGGGTTAGAAACATTTTCATTTGGGCTTGAGTTGTATTTTGCGCTTCATCCAGGATGACAAAGGCATCATCTAAAGTTCTTCCGCGCATGTACGCCAGCGGTGCAATTTCAATCGTGCCTCTTTCAATCATTCTTTGTGTATGCTCTGCACCTAAAATATCATGCAAAGCATCATACAATGGCCTTAAGTAAGGATCGACTTTTTCCTTCAGATCCCCCGGCAGAAAACCAAGGCTCTCGCCCGCTTCGACTGCAGGACGGGTAAGGATTATCCTTTTCACATTCCCATTTTTCAAAGCATTTACGGCCATGACAACAGCCAAATAGGTCTTGCCTGTTCCTGCCGGACCTATGCCAAAAACCAGGTCATTTCCGCGGATTGCTTGAATATATTGACGCTGGCCTAATGTCTTAACACGAATGGACTTGCCTTTTGCATTTTTTGTAATTTCTTCTTCATATAAATCACTGAAGTACTCAAGTGTACCCTTATGAGCCATTTGAAGAGCATACATAACGTCTCTCTGGCTTATATTTATCCCTTTCCGGATTACATAAAGCAGTTTATCCAGAACCTTGCCAACCAGTTCTACCTTGTCCATTTCTCCAGACACATAAACAGATTCTCCCCTGGTTACAATGGAAACATTCAGTTCTTGCTCAATAACTTTTAGGTTTGCATCCGAATTTCCCAATAGGGCAATTGCTTCGTTTGGGTCTTCCAGCTGCAGGTTCATTGTTTTCAAGTCTTCTGTCATTCCGTATCTCCTTGAATAATTGGTTGTCCTTCTGCAATATTCTCAATAATTTGGAAATGTATTGCTATTGTTACTTTACCATTGTCAATTGATTGGTGCAAAACTTTTTCTCCCATAACTTTAGCATTTTCATCTAAGCTGCTTTTTATTTTTTTTCTTGCCAAATCTTTCGCAGCTTCAAATGCCTCTTTATTGGAATATATTCTTGTGACTTGCTCCCTTTCACGGAACGTTTTATTCAAATATGAAATAGGAAGCTCCCATTTCAGGAATTTTATTCTTTTTTCATTTTCCTCTAATTCATACTCTTCAAACTCCGGGCTCCCAAATCCCCATATTGGAATTTCAAGATTTCCGATCGTAAGTGCATGCTTGACTTTTTCATTCCCGCTGAAGACTTTGAAAGTGCTCTTAAGCGGAAGAATGACTTCAGATTTATACCATGTCTCCCCAAAAATCTCCCCCTTCGAAGGAACAGTCTCTGTTTGGCCCTCTTTCCCGATTATCCCTGAGACCAAGAGCTGTCCTGGCTGAACATGATCGTGTATATCAACGACTGGACGCCCTTCTTCGACAAACATATCTACAATGACTGCTTTCTTCTTCGCTACCAAATGACGCGGACTTAAATACTCAGGCTTATTAGGCTCATTTTTCTCTACGACCTGCAAATGGTAGGTTGTCCCTTTTAACTCCACACCGACCCAAGTAATCGCTTCAATATTGTTTGAAAGTTTACGCTGAATAGACTCCACGTTATCTACAAAGAACTGCAGCTTTCCTTTTTTAACCCCCATCTTGTCCAATTCTTTGATGATCTGATATTCAGTAGCAGGATTTGCACCCTTAATCTCTATTCCCCAAACCATATTGGATAAAAGGAGAATGACTGCAAAAAACGCGAGGGCACCAGCAGCAAATCCGCTGTTTTTCAGCAGCCTTTTCACAAGGAATGGAGCTCCTGCCCGCTGCAGGAACTCGATTCTGCAATCGCTGTTCCTGGCGTGGCTCCTTATTTTTTTTGCATCTTCCAATTTCATTTTGAAGGTGACTGATTGCGTTCCATGATTTTTCACATTCCATATATTGATTCCGCTGCGGGTAAGCGCATTAATAAATCTTTCTATTCCCTTCCCGCTTGCTTTAACTGTTACAAGGCCCCTGTAAAATTCGATCCACTGGTTCTTCATTTCCTTCCCCCTGAATTCTTAATCAGTGTCTGTAATATAAGTAACTGAGTCAATTTTCCCCTCCAGCAATATTTCTTCTGGCAGTATCGTTTTTATAACGAAAGCTTTCCCTCTAATTAAAAGCTGCCCCTGCTTTAAAAGCAGTCTTAATTCCTTATCTGAAAAAGCCAATAATCCCCTGTGGTTCTCTATATATATATGGATTTGCCCAATCATAGTGATGCGGGGCAGATCCATCATGACATCTTGAGGAAGCTCCATATTTTTAGTCATCCAGCCGCGGACGAATTGTCCCCACTTTTTTGCCATAAAAAAAGAACCCCCTTTCATCTCATATTTATGAAATGAACGGAGGTTCTAGCACTTATTTTTTATTGCTTCCTGTTCAGTGATCGGTGAGGTTTTTTTGATCTTGGAGGCCCGAGGATTTCAGACCAGATAATTCCGTCAACTAGCGACTGTTTCCGAGGCTCAAAACTTCCTGCTCCTGAGGCTTCCTTTGGGTACTCTGCGTTTGTATTGGAAGCTGGTTTCGCTAATGCATTTGCTTTTCTTTCGGCAGCTCTCCGCTGATTCTGAAGAGCTTTCATGCTTTCTTCAGCCTTCTGTTTACGCTGCCTGTATTCCTCTTCTATTCTTCTGGCTTTCTCTGCCTCCTGCCTTTTTTCTTCTTTTAGCTCTTCGGCCAAAGCAGAATCTGCAGAAGTTCTTTCTGCCTGTGTCCGCTGCTCCTGCTGTACTGAACGGGGAGTCTGTTTAACAGGCTTTTCCTCCTTCTTTTTTTTAAAAAAGGAGGAAATGAAAGCGATTAAGGCAATGAGAATAAAAGGATTCTCCAATAAGAATTCCAAGAGAGTTTCCTCCCTTCTCCCAATATGGGATCATTTAGTCATTTTTGCGGCCATTTTTGCCGTCATCACTCATATTGCCGATTGAGTCCCTCATTTCGGTATCAGCTGAGATGTTTTGGATATTCATATAATCCATTACACCAATATTTCCGGAACGGAGCGCTTCTGACATGGCAAGCGGAACCTGAGCCTCTGCTTCCACAACCTTCGCCCGCATTTCTTCAACGCGGGCTTTCATTTCCTGTTCTTGCGCTACTGCCATTGCACGTCTTTCTTCCGCTTTAGCCTGGGCAATCTTCTTATCCGCCTCAGCTTGTTCAGTCTGAAGTTCCGCACCGATATTTTTACCGATATCCACGTCCGCAATATCAATGGAAAGGATTTCAAAAGCAGTCCCCGCATCCAGTCCTTTCGAGAGAACCGTCTGAGAGATCATATCTGGATTTTCGAGTACTTTCTTGTGGTCAGTCTGCGAACCGATTGTAGAGACAATCCCCTCACCAACACGCGCCACAATTGTTTCCTCTCCGGCTCCCCCGACTAGACGGTCAATATTTGCCCGGACCGTAATTCGCGCTTTCGCCTTCACTTCAATACCATCCATCGCCACACCGGCAATGAAAGGAGTTTCAATTACTTTTGGGTTAACGCTCATCTGAACAGCTTCCAAAACGTCACGCCCTGCCAGGTCGATGGCAGCACTGCGTTCAAAGCTTAAATCAATATTTGCACGGTGTGCTGCAATTAATGCATTGACAACTCTATCAACATTTCCCCCTGCCAAGTAATGGCTTTCCAGCTGGTTTGTTGATACATCAAGCCCTGCCTTATGGGCTTTGATTAACGGGTTAATAACACGGCTTGGTATAACCCGGCGAAGCCTCATTCCTATTAATGTAAAGATACTGACTCTGACACCCGCTGCCAATGCTGAAATCCACAGCATTACCGGTACAAAGGTGAATAATATCCCAAGTAAAATGACACCAAGTACAACGGCAACCAGAACAAATACTGTCCCTGCTTCTAACATATTCCTACCTCCTGATGATTTTATTTATCTAAATCAAGATTAGATACTTCCCTTACAACAATACGTGAGCCTTCTGCTTTAACAACTTTTACTTTTGCCCCTTTAAGGATAAAGCCTCCCTCACTGACAACGTCAATCCGCTCATCCGCGATGACAACTGTACCAGATGGCCTTAGGGCTGTAAGTGCATAACCCTCAAGCCCAATCAGTTCAAGTCTGCTCTTATTTGAAATATAGCCTTTTTCTGTATTTGTGCTATCGGTTAATATTATTTTTTTGAAGAATTTCATTTTTTTACCAAACACCTTTATCATTAATATAGATGCCAATATTGAAACTCCCATAGCAATTAAAATAGACATTCCCATATGGGCTGCATTGTCAGCAGCCAGGAACAGGCTGCCCAGTACTGCTGCTATTCCAGCTATTCCTGCAATTCCACCAGGAAGGAAAAACTCAGCTATTATTAAACCTATGCCTATTACAAACAGAATTAAAGTTTCATATCCTGCCAGGCCGGCCACCATATGGCCATAAAAGAAAAGGAGCAGGGCCGATAACCCCATGAATCCAGGGATGCCGAAGCCCGGTGAATACAGCTCCAGAACAAGCCCGAGGCTCCCTATGGATAATAGAATTGGTATGACGACAGGATGGGTAATGAAACGGGCCACCTTTTCTGCAAAGCTTTCATCAATTGTCTGTATAGTAGCTCCCTCATACCCCAGCACTTTCAGTAAATCCGCCCTTGAATCTACTGTGCCTTCCGAATAACCTACCTCTTTAGCCTGTTCAGCTGTGAGGGTAAGAAGCTTTCCTTTCGGCGCCCCCAAATCTGGCAGATCCACCGATTCATCTGCCATGGCAAGGGCATAAACAGGATCTCTGTCCGTTTGTGAGGCAGCACTCTGCATAGCCGCAAACCAGTATGATTCCGCTTTCTTGCCAGCCGTATTACCCTGCTGGTCAATAATTGCTGCTGAACCCATTGTTGAACCAGGCACCATGTATATTTCATCTGTATTCAATGCTATATAGGCACCTGCAGATAAGGCCTGCTTATTGACAAAAGATATTGTTTTTACATTTGTCGAGGTTAACAGCCTTCCGATTTGCCCGGCTGCATCCACTGCGCCTCCGGGTGTATTTATTTCAAATATAATGGCTGAGACATTTTCTTCTTCAGCTGTTTGGACCGCTCTATTTAAAAATGCATAAAGCCCTTTTTCAACAGTTTCTTCAATAGGAACAATCAGCACTTTTTCATTATTGGCTTTTCCTTGAAAAGGGCTTCCGAAAAGCAGCAGAGCAAAGAACAATGAAAAGGCGGTTATTGCTCTTCTGGCAATCAAATCTTTCCCCCCTTTAACCGTAAAATAGATTCTATCTGTATTTACGATTCAATCATTAAAAAGTTTCATTTTTATTTTTTCCTATAATCAGTATTTACAAAGCGGATGTATTATTAGTATAACCTAGAAATAAACGTAAATCATTCCAGCAGTATTTAAGCTTTCATAGCCAAAGGATAAGAATCATTTAAACACCAAATAAAAAAGACCGTCAGCCAATGGCTTTCGGTCTTTTATTGCATAGTTTTATGAAAGGTGTTGTTGTACAAGTTTATTTACAAGTGACCCATCTGCTTTGCCTTTTACCTTAGGCATAATAGCAGCCATCACTTTTCCCATATCAGCTTTTGAAGAAGCACCAGTTTCAGCAACCGTTTCTGCAACAATTTTTGAAACTTCGTCTTCAGAGAGCTGTTTTGGCATATATAATTCGACATACTGAAGTTCAGTACGAATTTTTTCAACAAGATCTTCACGACCTGCTTTTTCAAATTCATGGAGGGAATCCTTGCGTTGTTTAACTTCGCGAGAAAGGACAGTCAGCTCCTGTTCTTCGTTAAGCTCTTCACCAAGCTTAATTGCTTCGTTTTGAAGCGAAGCTTTAATCATACGAATGACAGTAAGCTTTTCTTTTTCTTTATTCCTCATCGCTTGTTTCATATCTTCATTTAAACGCTCGAGAAGA includes:
- a CDS encoding PhoH family protein, which translates into the protein MTEDLKTMNLQLEDPNEAIALLGNSDANLKVIEQELNVSIVTRGESVYVSGEMDKVELVGKVLDKLLYVIRKGINISQRDVMYALQMAHKGTLEYFSDLYEEEITKNAKGKSIRVKTLGQRQYIQAIRGNDLVFGIGPAGTGKTYLAVVMAVNALKNGNVKRIILTRPAVEAGESLGFLPGDLKEKVDPYLRPLYDALHDILGAEHTQRMIERGTIEIAPLAYMRGRTLDDAFVILDEAQNTTQAQMKMFLTRLGFGSKMIITGDRTQVDLPKGVKSGLIMAEDILKGVSGLSFVHLEQSDVVRHPLVARIIQAYEKENHQ
- the yqfD gene encoding sporulation protein YqfD — encoded protein: MKNQWIEFYRGLVTVKASGKGIERFINALTRSGINIWNVKNHGTQSVTFKMKLEDAKKIRSHARNSDCRIEFLQRAGAPFLVKRLLKNSGFAAGALAFFAVILLLSNMVWGIEIKGANPATEYQIIKELDKMGVKKGKLQFFVDNVESIQRKLSNNIEAITWVGVELKGTTYHLQVVEKNEPNKPEYLSPRHLVAKKKAVIVDMFVEEGRPVVDIHDHVQPGQLLVSGIIGKEGQTETVPSKGEIFGETWYKSEVILPLKSTFKVFSGNEKVKHALTIGNLEIPIWGFGSPEFEEYELEENEKRIKFLKWELPISYLNKTFREREQVTRIYSNKEAFEAAKDLARKKIKSSLDENAKVMGEKVLHQSIDNGKVTIAIHFQIIENIAEGQPIIQGDTE
- the yqfC gene encoding sporulation protein YqfC, giving the protein MAKKWGQFVRGWMTKNMELPQDVMMDLPRITMIGQIHIYIENHRGLLAFSDKELRLLLKQGQLLIRGKAFVIKTILPEEILLEGKIDSVTYITDTD
- the floA gene encoding flotillin-like protein FloA (flotillin-like protein involved in membrane lipid rafts), which produces MLEAGTVFVLVAVVLGVILLGILFTFVPVMLWISALAAGVRVSIFTLIGMRLRRVIPSRVINPLIKAHKAGLDVSTNQLESHYLAGGNVDRVVNALIAAHRANIDLSFERSAAIDLAGRDVLEAVQMSVNPKVIETPFIAGVAMDGIEVKAKARITVRANIDRLVGGAGEETIVARVGEGIVSTIGSQTDHKKVLENPDMISQTVLSKGLDAGTAFEILSIDIADVDIGKNIGAELQTEQAEADKKIAQAKAEERRAMAVAQEQEMKARVEEMRAKVVEAEAQVPLAMSEALRSGNIGVMDYMNIQNISADTEMRDSIGNMSDDGKNGRKND
- a CDS encoding NfeD family protein, with amino-acid sequence MIARRAITAFSLFFALLLFGSPFQGKANNEKVLIVPIEETVEKGLYAFLNRAVQTAEEENVSAIIFEINTPGGAVDAAGQIGRLLTSTNVKTISFVNKQALSAGAYIALNTDEIYMVPGSTMGSAAIIDQQGNTAGKKAESYWFAAMQSAASQTDRDPVYALAMADESVDLPDLGAPKGKLLTLTAEQAKEVGYSEGTVDSRADLLKVLGYEGATIQTIDESFAEKVARFITHPVVIPILLSIGSLGLVLELYSPGFGIPGFMGLSALLLFFYGHMVAGLAGYETLILFVIGIGLIIAEFFLPGGIAGIAGIAAVLGSLFLAADNAAHMGMSILIAMGVSILASILMIKVFGKKMKFFKKIILTDSTNTEKGYISNKSRLELIGLEGYALTALRPSGTVVIADERIDVVSEGGFILKGAKVKVVKAEGSRIVVREVSNLDLDK
- a CDS encoding GatB/YqeY domain-containing protein, which translates into the protein MSLLERLNEDMKQAMRNKEKEKLTVIRMIKASLQNEAIKLGEELNEEQELTVLSREVKQRKDSLHEFEKAGREDLVEKIRTELQYVELYMPKQLSEDEVSKIVAETVAETGASSKADMGKVMAAIMPKVKGKADGSLVNKLVQQHLS